The following proteins come from a genomic window of Micavibrio aeruginosavorus EPB:
- a CDS encoding type IV pilus twitching motility protein PilT, translating into MAARKPISLVKGADNVAQTWPDEPNRFTDEHVDPFLLWSVKRNASDITFQSDKQIYHEIDGVLYPATYRALDAGDMAVMLQKIYGPEAQARLASGTDLDLSYELKPDRYTRIRFRVNITPVLSKGRDAAQITMRVLPNEPPTMLDLNIEEDIVKNWAPRQGVVIITGPTGSGKTTLLAAGNRMMLERAHGCGKMLTYEAPIEYVYDAIKSPRSLVAQTEIPRHLPDFARGVRNALRRKPNIILVGEARDRETISAAIEAAQTGHAVYTTTHTTGVASTIQRMVATFDANERSERAYALMETLRMIVTQALVPKVGGGRLGVREWMKFPDEVREKLLDMDFTEWPANLQRMLPTYGQSMAISAGKAFDAGLIERRWYLLLSSSTGAGG; encoded by the coding sequence ATGGCTGCCCGCAAGCCGATAAGTCTTGTAAAGGGCGCGGATAACGTTGCCCAGACATGGCCCGATGAACCCAACCGGTTCACGGACGAACATGTCGATCCGTTCCTGCTTTGGTCGGTGAAACGCAACGCATCCGATATTACGTTCCAGTCCGATAAACAGATTTATCACGAAATTGACGGCGTTCTGTATCCGGCGACTTATCGCGCGCTGGATGCGGGTGACATGGCCGTCATGCTGCAAAAAATTTACGGACCAGAAGCGCAGGCGCGCTTGGCCTCGGGGACCGACCTCGACCTGTCCTACGAACTGAAACCGGATCGTTATACGCGCATCCGTTTCCGTGTGAACATTACGCCGGTCCTGTCCAAGGGCCGCGACGCGGCGCAGATTACGATGCGGGTTCTGCCGAACGAACCGCCGACGATGCTCGATCTGAATATCGAGGAAGACATCGTGAAGAACTGGGCCCCGCGTCAGGGGGTTGTGATTATCACCGGCCCGACGGGTTCGGGGAAAACCACATTGCTGGCCGCGGGCAACCGCATGATGCTGGAACGTGCGCACGGGTGCGGCAAAATGCTGACGTATGAAGCGCCGATCGAATATGTCTATGACGCGATTAAAAGCCCGCGTTCGTTGGTCGCGCAGACGGAAATTCCGCGTCACTTGCCCGATTTCGCGCGCGGCGTCCGTAACGCCCTGCGCCGTAAACCGAACATCATTCTGGTGGGCGAAGCCCGCGACCGTGAAACCATTTCCGCCGCGATCGAAGCGGCGCAAACCGGCCACGCCGTGTACACCACGACCCACACGACGGGGGTGGCCTCGACCATCCAGCGTATGGTGGCCACGTTCGATGCCAATGAACGCTCCGAACGGGCTTACGCCTTGATGGAAACGTTGCGCATGATCGTGACCCAGGCGCTGGTGCCAAAGGTTGGCGGCGGCCGTCTCGGTGTGCGGGAATGGATGAAATTCCCGGACGAAGTGCGCGAAAAATTGCTGGATATGGATTTCACCGAATGGCCGGCCAACCTGCAACGGATGCTGCCGACCTATGGGCAGAGCATGGCGATTTCCGCCGGGAAAGCCTTTGATGCCGGATTGATTGAACGCCGCTGGTATCTGCTGCTGTCCTCCTCCACGGGCGCGGGCGGGTAA
- a CDS encoding type IV secretion system DotC family protein: MIRTPSFFRVLTLTALTCGAVLFAGPVARAERTPPPPIVELQNPVRTDTAISVGVTEGLPLDIRFDAMKEAALSYGARGGLAWRTWEIRNELENTSDYMDKVFDFRQLLIAAPSGLLIEPPIVSEQENALLIEAGGQSAAVSDRVYSISANAKIVATARVWRNYLERDWGKVTPPPDVLLPETPEEQERWENWVQIGWERGVEQADEIFQADLQALSADYQGMVRYRMLLAQDMVSQPYALHVDRGVTGGGDVMRVGDRAVQITGKPELKPGSDTWLPASR, from the coding sequence GTGATCCGCACGCCATCATTTTTCCGTGTACTGACTTTGACGGCGCTGACCTGTGGCGCTGTTCTGTTCGCTGGCCCGGTGGCCCGCGCCGAACGCACACCGCCGCCGCCGATTGTGGAATTGCAAAATCCGGTTCGGACCGATACGGCGATCAGCGTTGGTGTGACCGAGGGGTTGCCGCTGGATATCCGCTTCGACGCGATGAAGGAAGCGGCGTTGTCTTATGGCGCGCGCGGCGGTCTGGCCTGGCGCACATGGGAAATCCGGAATGAACTGGAAAACACGTCCGATTATATGGACAAGGTGTTCGATTTCCGCCAGCTGCTGATCGCGGCCCCGTCGGGTCTGCTGATCGAACCGCCGATTGTTTCCGAACAGGAAAATGCTTTGCTGATCGAGGCGGGCGGTCAATCCGCCGCCGTGTCTGACCGGGTTTATTCCATCAGCGCAAACGCAAAGATCGTCGCGACCGCCCGTGTCTGGCGCAACTATCTGGAACGTGACTGGGGCAAGGTAACCCCGCCGCCAGATGTCTTGCTGCCGGAAACACCGGAAGAGCAAGAGCGCTGGGAAAACTGGGTCCAGATTGGCTGGGAACGCGGTGTTGAGCAGGCGGATGAAATTTTCCAGGCCGACCTGCAAGCGTTGTCGGCTGATTATCAAGGCATGGTGCGGTATCGCATGTTGCTGGCTCAGGATATGGTGTCGCAACCTTACGCGCTGCATGTTGATCGCGGCGTGACGGGTGGTGGCGATGTCATGCGTGTTGGCGACCGCGCGGTGCAAATCACCGGCAAGCCTGAACTCAAGCCGGGATCGGATACATGGCTGCCCGCAAGCCGATAA
- a CDS encoding DotD/TraH family lipoprotein (Members of this family include DotD of type IVB secretion systems and TraH of plasmid conjugative plasmid systems, both lipoproteins.): MMRFRKQAVSLTLCVAALALSACAPGQAVQKNNNPQLVASPEKVNLMLAEAADRASGALETLAAVEQARSPGVAVEPIADAPVELKRAITVNWVGPVEPIAKTLADRAGYAFMSVGEQPPVPVVVSINVENRPVIDVLRSLGLQLGQRADVRVDGVRRMVEIHYAPVTGVGG, encoded by the coding sequence ATGATGCGTTTTCGCAAACAAGCTGTTTCGCTGACCCTGTGCGTGGCTGCGCTGGCGTTGTCCGCCTGTGCGCCGGGTCAGGCCGTGCAAAAAAATAACAATCCGCAACTGGTTGCGTCACCGGAGAAGGTGAATCTGATGCTGGCCGAAGCGGCTGATCGTGCATCGGGCGCGCTGGAAACGCTGGCCGCTGTCGAACAGGCGCGCAGCCCCGGTGTGGCCGTTGAACCGATTGCCGATGCGCCGGTTGAATTGAAACGCGCCATTACGGTGAACTGGGTTGGCCCGGTTGAGCCGATTGCCAAAACACTGGCGGATCGCGCCGGCTATGCCTTTATGTCTGTCGGCGAACAGCCGCCTGTGCCCGTTGTTGTTTCGATCAATGTTGAAAACCGTCCGGTGATTGATGTCCTGCGCTCGCTGGGCCTGCAACTGGGGCAGCGCGCCGATGTTCGCGTGGATGGTGTTCGCCGCATGGTGGAAATCCACTACGCGCCTGTGACGGGTGTCGGGGGATAA
- a CDS encoding lytic transglycosylase domain-containing protein, giving the protein MSAMSGILAGCILIAAQTYSIPPAVLLGIYQVEGGRVGQEVGPNDNGTYDLGPMQINTLWLDELSGVWGVSPSTARKWVRDDPCTNVGVSAWILRRHLNDTGNLSKAIAHYHSRTPGIGGKYKKKVVSSMERHGLLRK; this is encoded by the coding sequence ATGAGTGCAATGTCCGGTATTCTGGCGGGATGCATCCTGATCGCGGCGCAAACCTATTCCATTCCCCCGGCGGTTTTGCTGGGGATTTATCAGGTCGAAGGCGGCCGGGTCGGGCAGGAAGTGGGCCCGAACGACAACGGCACCTATGATCTGGGCCCGATGCAGATCAATACGCTTTGGCTGGATGAACTCTCCGGCGTCTGGGGGGTCAGCCCCTCCACCGCCCGCAAATGGGTGCGTGATGACCCATGCACCAATGTTGGCGTGTCCGCCTGGATTTTGCGCCGCCATCTGAACGATACTGGCAATTTATCCAAGGCGATTGCTCATTATCATTCCCGCACCCCCGGAATTGGCGGGAAATATAAGAAAAAAGTGGTGTCTTCGATGGAACGCCACGGTCTTCTGCGCAAATAA
- a CDS encoding thioredoxin fold domain-containing protein: protein MKNFLRLLLVPALVCVMGLSPVSAQTAEKTPPMPEVLKELGTRGAQIRYLGRDKGLDGWATILQGQEQYFYVTPDGEAIIMGLLFDKSGHPVTIDQVAKLQGGDAALDALATPATPTVDPLQAIQEELRAQQNLSPSQRLMKEVEASNMITLGKNADAPVIYAFMDPQCPHCHALMNDLRKDLLATGQIQIKMIPVGLRDETKAQAAYLLAAPDAEDRWYKHLDGDDKALPIDPAINKQGVERNLLIMQNWKLDATPILLYRSKAGEIKMVRGRPRDLAEITADLF from the coding sequence ATGAAAAATTTTCTCCGTCTTTTACTGGTTCCTGCGTTGGTGTGTGTGATGGGCCTGTCGCCCGTATCGGCACAAACGGCGGAAAAAACACCCCCGATGCCCGAAGTTTTAAAAGAACTGGGCACGCGCGGCGCGCAAATCCGTTATCTGGGCCGGGACAAGGGGCTGGATGGCTGGGCCACGATCCTGCAGGGACAGGAACAATATTTCTACGTCACACCGGATGGTGAGGCGATCATCATGGGGCTGCTGTTCGATAAATCCGGCCACCCGGTGACGATTGATCAGGTGGCGAAATTGCAGGGCGGCGATGCCGCTTTGGATGCGCTGGCCACCCCGGCCACGCCCACCGTCGATCCGCTGCAGGCCATTCAGGAAGAATTGCGCGCCCAACAAAACCTGAGCCCGTCCCAGCGCCTGATGAAAGAGGTCGAAGCCTCGAACATGATCACGTTGGGCAAAAATGCCGATGCTCCGGTGATTTATGCGTTCATGGATCCGCAATGCCCGCATTGCCACGCGCTGATGAACGATCTGCGCAAGGATTTGCTGGCCACCGGACAAATCCAGATCAAGATGATCCCGGTTGGTTTGCGTGATGAGACGAAGGCCCAGGCCGCCTACCTTCTGGCCGCGCCGGATGCGGAAGACCGCTGGTACAAACATCTGGATGGCGATGACAAGGCCTTGCCGATTGATCCGGCGATTAACAAACAAGGGGTCGAACGGAATTTGCTGATCATGCAAAACTGGAAACTGGATGCCACGCCGATCCTGCTTTACCGCAGCAAGGCGGGCGAAATTAAGATGGTGCGTGGACGTCCGCGCGACCTGGCCGAAATAACCGCCGATTTGTTCTGA
- a CDS encoding LemA family protein, which yields MDTGLIILIVLGVIVLGLIMIYNRLVALRQTRNNAFSDIDVQLKQRFDLIPNLVETVKGYATHEQSVFENVTQARAQVGRTSGAGTDRIQAEGMLGSALMGLFAVAENYPQLKADQNFQRLQAELSDIENKIAAARRFFNSATNEYNTAIQQFPANLMAGMFGFHNEEFFELDPAQQQAVRNAPPEVKFGG from the coding sequence ATGGATACCGGCCTTATCATTCTGATTGTTCTGGGTGTGATCGTTCTGGGTCTGATCATGATTTACAACCGTCTGGTCGCGCTGCGCCAGACGCGGAACAATGCGTTTTCCGACATTGATGTGCAGTTGAAACAGCGGTTCGACCTGATCCCTAATCTGGTTGAAACGGTCAAGGGCTACGCCACGCACGAGCAAAGCGTATTTGAAAACGTCACCCAGGCCCGCGCGCAGGTGGGCCGCACATCCGGGGCCGGCACCGACCGCATTCAGGCCGAAGGCATGTTGGGCAGTGCGTTGATGGGGTTGTTCGCCGTGGCGGAAAATTATCCGCAATTGAAGGCCGATCAGAATTTCCAGCGTTTGCAGGCGGAATTGAGCGACATTGAAAACAAGATCGCCGCCGCGCGCCGTTTCTTCAACAGCGCGACCAACGAATACAACACCGCCATTCAACAATTCCCCGCCAATCTGATGGCGGGCATGTTCGGATTCCACAATGAAGAATTCTTCGAACTGGACCCGGCGCAGCAACAGGCCGTTCGCAACGCCCCGCCCGAAGTGAAATTCGGCGGATAA
- a CDS encoding M48 family metallopeptidase — MAFAAAGLKTHIWNNNLRSIILLVGYPFLMGAIVWATAAAIGYFMGQSAGPHAPHGAIATHFANGFIAQYWPLIGTAVAIWFIIAWFFNTRMVRMLSHAKPVTRTEEPALYNLLENLCIARGLPMPQLNIIETDALNAFASGVQRSDYTVTVTRGLLNTLQPDEVEGVLAHELTHIINHDVRLLMVCIIFTGMIGFAMQLVWSSVRYGLYMPRSGNNRNNGGTVIIALVILLILAIGYGASLLTRFALSRRREYMADAGAVELTRNPDAMMRALQRISGRDHIPAVPDDVALMCIENDHAFMGLFATHPSIEDRIRALSTMTGTPIPSASGTEKSDNPLNPWVR; from the coding sequence ATGGCCTTCGCCGCGGCGGGTTTAAAAACCCATATCTGGAACAATAATCTGCGCTCGATCATCCTGCTGGTCGGGTACCCGTTCCTGATGGGGGCGATTGTTTGGGCCACGGCCGCCGCCATCGGATATTTCATGGGGCAAAGCGCCGGACCCCACGCCCCGCACGGGGCCATCGCCACCCATTTCGCCAACGGATTTATCGCGCAATACTGGCCCTTGATCGGCACCGCCGTAGCGATCTGGTTTATCATCGCGTGGTTTTTCAACACGCGCATGGTGCGGATGTTGTCCCACGCGAAACCCGTGACCCGCACCGAAGAACCCGCGCTTTATAACCTGCTGGAAAATCTGTGCATCGCGCGCGGCTTGCCCATGCCGCAGCTCAACATCATTGAAACCGATGCCCTGAATGCCTTTGCCAGCGGCGTGCAGCGCAGTGATTACACCGTGACCGTTACACGCGGCCTGCTCAACACACTGCAACCGGATGAGGTTGAGGGCGTTCTGGCGCACGAGCTGACGCACATTATCAACCATGATGTGCGATTGCTGATGGTGTGCATTATCTTCACAGGCATGATCGGATTTGCGATGCAACTGGTGTGGTCATCGGTGCGCTATGGCCTGTACATGCCGCGCAGCGGCAATAACCGCAACAATGGCGGGACCGTCATTATTGCGCTGGTGATCCTGTTGATTTTGGCGATTGGATACGGGGCCAGCCTGCTGACCCGGTTTGCGCTGTCGCGGCGCCGGGAATATATGGCCGATGCGGGGGCGGTTGAACTGACCCGCAATCCGGATGCGATGATGCGCGCCCTGCAACGCATATCCGGGCGCGACCATATTCCCGCCGTGCCCGATGATGTGGCGTTGATGTGCATTGAAAACGACCATGCCTTTATGGGACTGTTCGCCACGCACCCGTCGATTGAGGATCGCATTCGCGCCCTGTCCACCATGACCGGAACACCGATCCCCAGTGCAAGCGGGACCGAAAAATCGGATAACCCATTGAATCCATGGGTCAGATAG
- a CDS encoding Bax inhibitor-1/YccA family protein: MMTAFAIEWREEDMQPDRFTTQTTTGAVAYDAGLRAHFQKVYNTMGLGLAVTGVTAYVVSSIEPVAKVLYTTPLAYVLMFLPLVFMFFGFNQRALMTKSAAQLTSLFYMFSAAFGLSLGVIFLAYTGVSIAKVFFITAGMFAGTSIFGYTTKKDLSGLQGLLVMGVIGLLIAIVVNLFLQSAMMDFVISCVGVLIYTGLIAFDTQNIKEMYSEAHGSEANGKAAVMGALSLYVNFIMLFQFLLSLLGQRE; encoded by the coding sequence ATGATGACCGCTTTCGCTATCGAATGGAGAGAAGAAGATATGCAACCCGATCGTTTTACGACGCAAACCACCACTGGCGCAGTTGCCTATGATGCTGGCCTGCGCGCCCATTTCCAGAAGGTGTACAACACCATGGGTCTGGGCCTGGCCGTCACGGGCGTGACCGCGTACGTTGTGTCCAGCATCGAGCCCGTTGCGAAAGTTTTGTACACGACACCACTGGCTTACGTTTTGATGTTCCTGCCGCTGGTGTTCATGTTCTTTGGGTTTAACCAGCGCGCCTTGATGACCAAAAGCGCGGCCCAACTGACCAGCCTGTTCTACATGTTCTCGGCGGCGTTTGGTTTGTCGCTGGGCGTGATCTTCCTGGCCTATACGGGCGTCAGCATTGCCAAGGTGTTCTTCATCACCGCGGGCATGTTCGCCGGTACGTCCATTTTTGGTTACACGACCAAGAAAGACCTCAGCGGCCTGCAAGGTCTGCTGGTCATGGGTGTGATTGGCCTGTTGATCGCGATTGTGGTGAACCTGTTCCTGCAAAGCGCGATGATGGACTTCGTGATTTCGTGCGTTGGTGTTTTGATTTACACCGGCCTGATCGCGTTTGACACGCAGAACATCAAGGAAATGTACAGCGAAGCCCACGGGTCCGAAGCCAATGGCAAGGCCGCCGTTATGGGGGCGCTCAGCCTGTATGTGAACTTCATCATGCTGTTCCAATTCCTGCTGAGCCTGCTCGGCCAACGGGAATAG